The Mastacembelus armatus chromosome 9, fMasArm1.2, whole genome shotgun sequence genome contains a region encoding:
- the lrrc8ab gene encoding volume-regulated anion channel subunit LRRC8A translates to MIPITELRYFVDTQPAYRILKPWWDVFTDYISIVMLMIAVFGGTLQVTQDKMICLPCKWVVNETCKKNFNSTFSTSVLLEPKGIQYDLDRHQYNYVDAVCYENKLHWFAKYFPYLVLLHTLIFLACSNFWFKFPRTSSKLEHFVSILLKCFDSPWTTRALSETVVEESDPKPIRLNGSMDHKESVISEDVEASVPMLQRTKTRFEQGIVDRTETGVLDKKEGEQAKALFEKVKKFRIHVEEGDIVYKLYIRQTIIKVIKFILIICYTGYYVRDIKFSVDCSVNIENLTGYSVYRCAHPLATLFKILACFYISLVMVYGLICMYTLCWMLRRSLKKYSFESIREESSYSDIPDVKNDFAFMLHMIDQYDPLYSKRFAVFLSEVSENKLRQLNLNNEWTLDKLRQRITKNSQEKLELHLFMLSGIPDTVFDLMELEVLKLELIPDVTIPPIIAQLVNLREMWLYHTPAKIEAPALAFLRENLKSLHIKFTDIKEIPLWIYSLKNLSELHLTGNLSAENNRYIVIDGLRELKRLKVLRLKSNLTKLPQVVTDVGMHLQKLSINNEGTKLMVLNSLKKMVNLAELELIRCDLERIPHSIFSLHNLQEIDLKDNNLKTIEEIISFQHLHRLVCLKLWYNQIAYIPIQIGTLINLEKLYLNRNKIEKIPSQLFYCRKLRFLDLSHNNLTHIPTDIGFIQNLQYLAVTANRIESLPNELFQCKKLRTLNLGNNCLQSLPSRFGELTALTQLELRGNRLECLPVELGECRQLKRTGLVVEEDLFNTLPTEIKEQLWKVDKEQP, encoded by the exons ATGATCCCCATCACTGAGCTGCGGTACTTTGTGGACACACAGCCAGCCTACCGCATCCTGAAACCATGGTGGGATGTGTTCACCGACTACATCTCCATTGTTATGCTTATGATTGCAGTGTTTGGAGGAACACTGCAGGTTACCCAGGACAAGATGATCTGCCTGCCCTGCAAATGGGTGGTCAATGAGACCTGCAAGAAGAACTTCAATTCCACTTTCTCCACATCAGTGTTGTTGGAGCCCAAAGGGATTCAGTATGATCTGGATCGCCACCAATACAACTATGTGGATGCTGTGTGCTATGAGAACAAATTGCATTGGTTTGCCAAGTATTTCCCATACCTAGTATTACTTCACACACTTATTTTCCTAGCTTGCAGCAACTTTTGGTTTAAGTTTCCGCGGACTAGCTCCAAACTAGAGCACTTTGTGTCCATCTTGTTGAAATGCTTTGATTCTCCATGGACAACTAGGGCTCTGTCAGAGACAGTGGTTGAAGAGAGTGACCCAAAACCAATAAGGCTAAATGGCTCAATGGACCACAAGGAGTCTGTCATTAGTGAGGATGTTGAAGCGAGTGTTCCAATGCTCCAAAGGACAAAGACACGCTTTGAGCAGGGCATTGTAGACAGGACAGAAACAGGTGTATTGGACAAGAAAGAAGGTGAACAGGCAAAGGCTCTGTTcgaaaaagtgaaaaagttcCGTATACATGTTGAAGAAGGAGACATTGTGTACAAACTCTACATCCGCCAGACTATCATCAAAGTCATCAAGTTTATTTTGATAATCTGCTACACAGGTTATTATGTACGCGATATTAAATTCAGTGTAGACTGTTCAGTGAATATAGAAAATCTAACAGGTTACAGTGTTTATCGTTGTGCTCACCCATTGGctacactttttaaaatcttagCCTGTTTCTACATTAGCTTAGTGATGGTGTATGGTTTGATCTGTATGTACACGCTGTGCTGGATGCTTCGGCGCTCTCTGAAGAAGTACTCCTTTGAGTCGATACGGGAAGAGAGCAGCTACAGTGACATACCTGATGTGAAGAATGACTTTGCATTCATGTTGCACATGATAGATCAGTATGACCCACTGTACTCCAAACGCTTTGCTGTGTTCCTTTCAGAAGTAAGCGAAAATAAGCTGAGGCAGCTCAACCTCAACAATGAGTGGACACTGGACAAGCTCAGGCAGAGGATAACTAAGAACTCTCAGGAGAAGTTGGAGTTGCATCTTTTCATGCTGAGTGGTATTCCAGACACAGTGTTTGACCTGATGGAGCTGGAGGTTCTTAAACTGGAGCTTATCCCAGATGTCACTATTCCCCCAATCATCGCCCAGCTGGTCAACCTGCGGGAAATGTGGCTTTATCACACCCCGGCCAAAATTGAAGCTCCAGCATTGGCTTTTTTGCGTGAAAACTTGAAGTCTCTGCACATTAAGTTCACTGACATCAAGGAGATTCCCTTATGGATCTACAGTTTGAAGAATCTTAGTGAGCTTCATCTAACAGGGAATCTCAGTGCTGAGAACAACCGCTATATTGTCATCGATGGGCTTCGCGAGCTCAAGAGGCTCAAAGTTCTTCGTCTGAAGAGCAATCTTACCAAGCTACCTCAGGTGGTGACTGATGTGGGCATGCACCTCCAGAAGCTTTCAATCAATAATGAAGGCACCAAGCTGATGGTGCTGAACAGCCTGAAGAAGATGGTGAATCTCGCAGAACTGGAGCTCATTCGCTGTGATCTAGAACGCATACCGCACTCAATCTTCAGCTTGCACAATTTGCAAGAGATTGATTTGAAGGACAACAACCTGAAGACCATTGAGGAGATCATCAGCTTCCAGCACCTACATCGGCTGGTTTGCCTTAAGCTCTGGTATAACCAGATTGCCTACATTCCCATCCAGATTGGCACACTGATCAATCTGGAGAAGCTGTACCTGAACAGAAACAAGATTGAGAAGATCCCCAGCCAATTGTTTTATTGCCGCAAGTTGCGCTTCCTTGACCTCAGTCATAACAACCTGACCCATATTCCAACAGACATTGGCTTCATCCAGAATCTTCAGTACCTGGCAGTGACAGCCAACAGG ATTGAGAGTCTTCCTAATGAGCTGTTCCAGTGCAAGAAGCTTCGCACTTTGAACCTGGGGAACAATTGCCTGCAGTCTCTGCCATCGCGGTTTGGAGAACTGACCGCGTTAACGCAGCTGGAGCTGAGAGGAAACCGTCTCGAGTGTCTGCCTGTGGAGCTGGGTGAGTGCCGACAACTGAAGAGAACCGGCCTCGTGGTGGAGGAAGACCTTTTCAACACCTTACCCACGGAAATTAAAGAACAATTGTGGAAAGTTGATAAAGAACAACCTTGA
- the hscb gene encoding iron-sulfur cluster co-chaperone protein HscB, with the protein MLISDMLSVNSRIVRSSRAVLHLNWLMTEPLPVYKTVTCLAHFPSKDIWHSNMTLRPRSKTRELICYSNNANVPRGYCTGQVKLNCWKCKQPIDKTPAFFCMSCKVVQPSEEGTSYFKIMDCDYTFTLDIQKLQKRYLQLQRSLHPDNFSQKSMKEQEYSESQSALVNKAYKTLLKPLSRGVYMLKLQGMHIEDGTESGTESEFLIKLMEINEALHEAQTPEEANQIGQDTKGKLTDLTEQIDTALRQGELHAAKALLVQMKYYANVEEKVKKKLSEFM; encoded by the exons ATGTTAATATCGGACATGCTGTCAGTGAACTCTCGGATTGTGCGCTCGTCCCGGGCTGTGCTGCACTTAAACTGGCTGATGACGGAGCCACTGCCTGTTTACAAGACTGTTACATGTTTGGCACATTTCCCCAGCAAGGACATATGGCACAGCAACATGACCCTCAGACCACGGAGTAAGACAAGGGAGCTAATTTGTTACAGCAATAATGCAAATGTGCCCAGGGGTTACTGTACAGGCCAAGTCAAACTGAACTGCTGGAAGTGCAAACAACCCATAGACAAAACGCCTGCATTCTTCTGCATGTCATGCAAAGTGGTCCAGCCCTCTGAGGAAGGGACATCCTACTTCAAAATCATGGATTG TGACTACACATTCACACTGGACAtacaaaagctgcagaaaagatACTTGCAGCTCCAGAGGTCTCTGCATCCAGACAACTTCAGCCAGAAGTCTATG AAAGAGCAGGAGTATTCAGAAAGCCAGTCTGCTCTGGTGAACAAAGCATACAAGACTTTGCTTAAGCCTTTGAGTCGTGGTGTTTATATG CTCAAACTGCAGGGGATGCATATAGAAGACGGCACAGAGTCTGGGACTGAATCAGAGTTTCTGATAAAGCTTATGGAGATTAATGAAGCCCTTCATGAAGCACAGACTCCAGAGGAAGCCAATCAAATTGGCCAAGACACAAAAG GAAAACTGACAGACTTGACagaacagatagacactgcCCTTCGTCAAG GAGAACTTCACGCTGCCAAAGCACTGCTTGTCCAAATGAAATACTATGCAAACGTTgaagagaaagtgaagaaaaaactTTCTGAATTCATGTAA